A single window of Candidatus Glassbacteria bacterium DNA harbors:
- a CDS encoding UDP-N-acetylmuramoyl-tripeptide--D-alanyl-D-alanine ligase, producing the protein MELTTSKIIAALPGCNLGGDTAERTYRGVATDTRSNCDGRLFVALRGESFDANAFLEQAAQAGAMGALVGPSVKNYPRPEGLQYFETADTLKALQHLGAHLRQLASGLRVIAVTGSNGKSTTKEMISAVVRTSWRTHATVGNFNNHVGVPLTLLSMPEGTELLVAELGANHPGEIRELARMVRPDISVITNVAPAHLEGFGSLEGVLHSKTELFEETTPGGTCIYCGDDKLLSDYVPGRFERTVTFGLEPGNDIAAAALELDDSGAPSFTLADGPRIELALPGRYNVLNALAAVAAGRALGLDDLKIKEGLEAVRPMEMRGTLRRIGRWTVLDDSYNANPLSMAEALNTLMALRHDGPRVAVLGQMLELGPAARRLHEQLAADAAARGLDMAVMVGEYAGDMKNAWMDAGGEAAKIFTASDADEAWAILNKNLGGGELLLVKASRRIRLERVIEQMTESEGA; encoded by the coding sequence ATGGAACTGACAACGTCCAAGATCATCGCCGCGCTCCCAGGCTGCAACCTGGGCGGCGATACCGCGGAGAGGACATACCGGGGAGTCGCCACCGATACCCGCTCCAACTGCGATGGCCGGTTGTTTGTCGCTCTGCGTGGTGAATCGTTTGACGCCAACGCGTTCCTGGAACAGGCGGCCCAGGCCGGCGCGATGGGCGCGCTTGTCGGACCGTCAGTGAAAAACTATCCCCGGCCGGAGGGACTCCAGTATTTCGAGACCGCCGATACGCTTAAAGCTCTGCAGCACCTCGGCGCCCACCTCCGGCAGCTGGCTTCCGGCCTTCGGGTAATTGCAGTCACCGGCTCCAACGGCAAGAGCACGACCAAGGAAATGATCTCCGCGGTTGTCCGCACGAGCTGGCGGACCCACGCCACCGTCGGCAACTTCAACAACCATGTCGGCGTGCCGCTGACCCTGCTCTCGATGCCGGAGGGTACCGAGCTGCTGGTTGCCGAACTCGGCGCCAACCACCCGGGAGAAATCAGGGAGCTGGCGCGGATGGTCCGGCCGGATATTTCGGTGATCACCAATGTCGCTCCCGCTCACCTCGAGGGCTTCGGCAGCCTGGAAGGCGTGCTGCATTCCAAAACCGAGCTTTTCGAGGAAACCACCCCCGGCGGAACATGTATCTATTGCGGAGACGATAAGCTGCTCAGCGATTACGTTCCCGGCAGGTTCGAGCGGACAGTCACCTTCGGGCTGGAACCGGGCAACGATATCGCGGCGGCGGCTCTCGAACTGGACGACAGCGGCGCGCCATCTTTCACGCTCGCCGACGGCCCCCGGATCGAACTCGCCCTTCCCGGCCGTTACAACGTGCTCAACGCCCTTGCCGCCGTGGCGGCAGGCAGGGCACTCGGCCTGGACGACCTGAAAATCAAAGAGGGTCTTGAGGCGGTACGGCCGATGGAGATGCGCGGAACGCTGCGGCGGATCGGCCGCTGGACCGTGCTGGACGATTCATACAACGCCAATCCCCTCTCGATGGCCGAGGCGCTGAATACCCTGATGGCTTTGCGCCATGACGGTCCCAGGGTGGCGGTGTTGGGACAGATGCTGGAGCTGGGACCCGCCGCCCGCCGGCTTCACGAGCAGCTTGCCGCCGATGCCGCCGCCCGCGGACTGGACATGGCCGTGATGGTCGGCGAGTACGCCGGAGATATGAAAAATGCCTGGATGGATGCCGGCGGCGAGGCGGCAAAAATTTTTACCGCCTCGGACGCGGATGAAGCCTGGGCGATTCTAAATAAAAACCTCGGCGGCGGCGAGCTGCTGCTGGTCAAGGCCAGTCGCAGGATTCGGCTGGAAAGGGTTATCGAGCAAATGACGGAGTCGGAGGGAGCGTGA
- the murD gene encoding UDP-N-acetylmuramoyl-L-alanine--D-glutamate ligase, with the protein MSVELVPHPTPGPLVEATATVTVFGAGRSGIAAAELLLDRGYRVRLTDSTSSAELEKNCRPLAARGATISLGEQTAAFAAGSDFIVLSPGIDERGELFASPELDGVPVFGEIEIAYWYSPLPILAVTGTNGKSTTVSLLGLMLAEAGIKNTLAGNIGLALCNAVRNLKDEAVLVAEISSFQLHTTESFHPRMAVLLNLSPDHLERYDTLEHYYRMKFRIFERMGGGDLAVLNAGDREIGARAELAGEVPAARFSLSRHTGSLAFVEDGAVRLRAPEGGSVEVVSLDCIRLRGTHNLENVLAATAAAAACGADEASIGRAITGFGGLPHRLEPVDDLDGIAYFNDSKATTVDSVLRAVQSFPGPLVLIMGGRHKGSSFAPLAGELGSKARAVIAIGEAAGIIGRDLGDAVAVTGAGSLEDALIKARKQAEAGDVVLLSPGCSSFDMFASYEERGDEFKRIVTEMARHGR; encoded by the coding sequence ATGTCTGTCGAACTTGTCCCCCACCCCACTCCCGGCCCGCTGGTGGAGGCCACGGCCACGGTAACGGTTTTCGGAGCCGGACGCAGCGGGATCGCCGCAGCGGAACTGCTGCTCGACCGCGGATACAGGGTCCGCCTGACCGACAGCACTTCCAGCGCGGAACTCGAAAAAAACTGCCGTCCCCTGGCCGCTCGCGGCGCGACGATCAGTCTGGGCGAGCAGACAGCGGCTTTTGCAGCGGGCAGTGATTTCATCGTTCTCAGCCCGGGTATCGACGAGCGCGGAGAACTGTTCGCCAGCCCGGAGCTGGATGGCGTCCCGGTTTTCGGCGAAATCGAAATCGCCTACTGGTATTCTCCGCTGCCGATCCTGGCCGTGACAGGCACGAACGGCAAATCAACCACTGTCAGCCTGCTGGGGCTGATGCTGGCCGAGGCGGGAATTAAAAACACCTTGGCCGGTAATATCGGACTGGCGCTCTGCAATGCGGTGCGAAACCTGAAGGACGAGGCAGTACTGGTGGCGGAAATCAGCAGCTTTCAGCTCCACACTACCGAAAGTTTCCACCCCCGGATGGCAGTGCTGCTCAATCTCTCGCCCGACCACCTGGAGCGTTACGACACTCTGGAGCACTATTACCGGATGAAATTCCGCATATTCGAACGGATGGGCGGCGGCGACCTGGCGGTGCTCAATGCCGGCGACAGGGAAATCGGGGCCAGAGCGGAGCTTGCCGGCGAGGTTCCCGCAGCCCGGTTCAGTCTGTCTCGTCACACGGGCAGCCTGGCTTTTGTCGAGGATGGGGCGGTGCGGCTGCGCGCACCCGAGGGAGGAAGCGTGGAAGTGGTTTCACTGGATTGTATCCGGCTGCGCGGAACGCACAACCTGGAGAATGTCCTGGCCGCAACCGCCGCGGCGGCGGCCTGCGGGGCCGATGAGGCCTCGATTGGCCGGGCGATTACCGGATTCGGCGGCCTGCCTCATCGTCTGGAACCGGTTGATGATCTCGACGGGATCGCCTATTTCAATGACTCCAAAGCCACCACGGTCGATTCGGTGCTGCGGGCCGTCCAGAGTTTCCCGGGGCCGCTGGTGCTGATCATGGGCGGCCGCCACAAGGGCTCGTCATTCGCACCGCTGGCCGGGGAGCTGGGATCGAAAGCACGGGCTGTGATCGCAATCGGCGAGGCGGCCGGGATTATCGGCCGGGACCTGGGCGATGCGGTTGCGGTTACCGGCGCGGGCAGCCTCGAAGATGCGCTAATCAAGGCAAGGAAACAGGCGGAGGCGGGCGACGTGGTTCTGCTGTCGCCCGGTTGTTCGAGTTTCGACATGTTCGCCAGCTACGAGGAACGCGGCGACGAGTTCAAACGGATCGTAACGGAGATGGCGCGACATGGCAGGTAA
- a CDS encoding transpeptidase family protein, whose protein sequence is MARTRLSLVFWCLVLLAGLISGHLFRIQVLQREHYLAEADRQHKQKIILRPRRGDILDVSGEPLAVSAEGLDVYAVPSRITDRRKTASALATHLDLPGDNIMKRIGRQRPFVMIQQKVSPLKVRELRRMNLPGIGFVPSSKRYYPHHALAAQLIGYVGVDEVGLTGIEFALDQQLRGAPGWLVVQRDARGKPYNMLDYPLEQQSNGCSVRLTIEADFQEIVEEALRRSVTTSGAKNGCVVAVRPSTGEILAMASYPSIDLNVTRSFGDGDFRNLATNLPFEPGSTFKPFVACALISGGHVSFDDSVFCENGTWRLGRRTIRDVHQYGRLSFAEVLAKSSNIGMAKLVQSAGDNELYRALRSFGFGNYTGSEFSGEDRGRLLQPDRWDRTTKTSLAIGYGLLVTPLQMAMGYAALANGGKLYEPTVIAAITDEHGNVCHSSKPREVRQAVDPEIAKLVCRAMVRAVDNGTGTTAKVHGFPVAGKTGTSMKADPGTGYGGNGYISSFGGFFPADDPQLAIFVMINEPSFSFRWGSASAAPVFGEIIRNTMLSASSVIDRSRLDLPDHHLMAVGDNNSSVSPSSSGTGSAPLSSVQPDRPDPSSMPDVRGMPVRKAVATLTSLGLKVKVDGTVKVISQDLPPASRIVEGQTILLVAMPAAETGGRKTFSMAGEPAKGSAVNPQRKQGDAN, encoded by the coding sequence ATGGCACGCACGCGTCTGTCTCTTGTGTTTTGGTGCCTGGTGCTGCTGGCCGGCCTGATTTCCGGGCATCTGTTCCGGATTCAGGTACTGCAGCGCGAGCATTACCTCGCCGAGGCGGACCGTCAGCACAAGCAGAAAATTATCCTCCGGCCCCGCCGGGGAGATATCCTCGACGTCTCCGGCGAACCGCTTGCCGTCTCTGCCGAGGGGCTGGATGTCTACGCGGTGCCCTCCCGGATCACCGACCGCCGTAAAACAGCTTCCGCCCTCGCCACCCATCTCGACCTGCCCGGCGATAATATCATGAAGAGGATCGGCCGGCAGCGGCCGTTCGTGATGATTCAGCAGAAAGTAAGCCCGCTAAAGGTGCGTGAACTGCGCCGGATGAACCTGCCTGGTATCGGGTTCGTGCCATCCTCCAAGCGCTACTACCCACACCACGCGCTCGCCGCCCAGCTGATCGGCTATGTCGGAGTCGACGAGGTGGGCCTGACCGGGATCGAGTTCGCCCTGGACCAGCAGTTACGCGGCGCGCCGGGCTGGCTGGTGGTGCAGCGTGATGCCCGCGGCAAGCCTTATAACATGCTCGACTACCCGCTGGAACAGCAGTCCAACGGCTGCAGCGTGCGGCTGACTATCGAGGCCGATTTCCAGGAAATTGTCGAGGAAGCCCTGCGCCGCAGTGTCACGACCAGCGGAGCCAAGAACGGCTGCGTAGTGGCTGTCAGGCCCTCCACCGGCGAAATCCTGGCGATGGCCAGCTATCCGAGTATCGATCTGAACGTCACGCGCTCGTTCGGCGATGGCGATTTCCGGAACCTGGCCACCAACCTCCCGTTTGAACCCGGCTCGACTTTCAAGCCGTTCGTCGCCTGCGCCCTGATCAGCGGCGGGCATGTCAGCTTCGACGATTCCGTCTTCTGCGAAAACGGCACCTGGCGTCTCGGCCGGCGGACAATCCGCGATGTCCACCAATACGGCCGCCTGTCGTTCGCCGAGGTCCTCGCCAAATCGAGCAACATCGGCATGGCCAAACTGGTCCAGTCCGCTGGTGACAATGAGCTTTACCGCGCCCTGCGCTCGTTCGGATTCGGCAACTACACCGGCAGTGAGTTCAGCGGCGAGGACCGCGGGCGTCTCCTGCAGCCCGACCGCTGGGACCGTACCACCAAAACCAGTTTGGCGATCGGCTATGGACTGCTGGTCACGCCCCTGCAGATGGCGATGGGCTATGCCGCGCTGGCCAACGGGGGAAAGCTCTACGAGCCGACAGTCATCGCCGCGATAACCGACGAGCACGGCAATGTCTGCCACTCCTCCAAACCCCGCGAAGTCCGCCAGGCTGTAGACCCGGAGATAGCGAAGCTGGTGTGCAGGGCGATGGTGCGGGCGGTTGATAACGGTACCGGCACTACTGCCAAAGTCCACGGCTTTCCCGTGGCCGGCAAGACCGGCACGAGCATGAAAGCCGACCCCGGCACCGGTTATGGAGGAAATGGCTATATCAGTTCGTTTGGCGGCTTCTTCCCAGCCGACGACCCTCAGCTGGCGATTTTTGTCATGATCAACGAGCCGTCTTTCAGCTTCCGTTGGGGAAGCGCAAGCGCGGCGCCCGTGTTCGGAGAGATTATCCGCAACACAATGCTTTCGGCCAGCAGCGTGATCGACCGCTCCAGGCTCGATCTCCCGGACCACCACCTGATGGCCGTCGGCGACAATAACTCCTCAGTCTCGCCCTCCAGCAGCGGAACAGGCTCGGCGCCGCTCTCAAGCGTTCAACCGGACCGGCCGGATCCATCGTCGATGCCCGACGTGCGGGGTATGCCCGTGCGCAAAGCTGTGGCCACGCTGACTTCTCTGGGCTTGAAAGTCAAGGTCGACGGTACCGTCAAGGTTATCTCGCAGGACCTGCCGCCCGCCAGCAGGATCGTGGAAGGCCAGACTATCCTCCTGGTCGCCATGCCCGCGGCGGAGACAGGCGGCAGAAAAACATTTTCGATGGCCGGCGAGCCGGCCAAAGGCTCCGCGGTCAACCCGCAGCGGAAACAGGGGGATGCAAATTGA